A region from the Clavibacter sp. A6099 genome encodes:
- a CDS encoding glycine--tRNA ligase, with protein sequence MATPSRLDPVINLAKRRGFVFQAGEIYGGSRSAWDYGPLGVALKENIKRQWWQTMVNGRDDVVGLDSSVILPRRVWEASGHVEVFSDPLVESLHTHKRYRADHLLEAYEAKHGHPPVNGLADIKDPDTGQPGSWTEPQNFSGLLKTFLGPVDNQEGMHYLRPETAQGIFVNFANVLSAARQKPPFGIGQIGKSFRNEITPQNWIFRTREFEQMEMEFFVEPGTDAEWHQYWIDARYAWYTDLGIDPENLRLFEHPQEKLSHYSTRTVDIEYRFGFAGGAWGELEGIANRTDYDLRTHSEASGQDLSYFDQTKNERWIPYVIEPAAGLTRSMMAFLVDAYHEDEAPNAKGGVDKRTVLRLDRRLAPVKVAVLPLSRNEKLSPVARELAAELRKVWNIEFDDAGAIGRRYRRQDEIGTPFCVTVDFDTLDDRAVTVRERDTMAQERIPLDDLMGYLAGQLIGA encoded by the coding sequence GTGGCAACCCCCTCGCGTCTCGACCCGGTCATCAACCTCGCCAAGCGGCGCGGGTTCGTCTTCCAGGCGGGTGAGATCTACGGCGGCTCCCGCTCCGCGTGGGACTACGGGCCGCTCGGCGTGGCGCTGAAGGAGAACATCAAGCGCCAGTGGTGGCAGACCATGGTCAACGGCCGCGACGACGTCGTGGGCCTCGACTCCTCGGTGATCCTGCCCCGCCGCGTGTGGGAGGCGTCCGGCCACGTCGAGGTCTTCAGCGACCCGCTCGTCGAGTCGCTGCACACGCACAAGCGCTACCGCGCCGACCACCTCCTCGAGGCGTACGAGGCGAAGCACGGCCACCCGCCGGTCAACGGCCTCGCCGACATCAAGGACCCGGACACCGGCCAGCCCGGATCCTGGACCGAGCCGCAGAACTTCTCGGGCCTCCTGAAGACCTTCCTCGGCCCCGTCGACAACCAGGAGGGCATGCACTACCTCCGCCCCGAGACCGCGCAGGGCATCTTCGTCAACTTCGCGAACGTCCTGAGCGCCGCGCGCCAGAAGCCGCCGTTCGGCATCGGCCAGATCGGCAAGAGCTTCCGCAACGAGATCACGCCGCAGAACTGGATCTTCCGCACGCGCGAGTTCGAGCAGATGGAGATGGAGTTCTTCGTCGAGCCCGGCACCGACGCCGAGTGGCACCAGTACTGGATCGACGCCCGCTACGCCTGGTACACCGACCTCGGCATCGACCCCGAGAACCTCCGCCTCTTCGAGCACCCGCAGGAGAAGCTCTCGCACTACTCCACCCGCACGGTCGACATCGAGTACCGCTTCGGCTTCGCCGGCGGCGCGTGGGGCGAGCTCGAGGGCATCGCGAACCGCACCGACTACGACCTGCGCACGCACTCCGAGGCGTCCGGCCAGGACCTCTCCTACTTCGACCAGACCAAGAACGAGCGCTGGATCCCGTACGTCATCGAGCCCGCGGCCGGCCTCACCCGGTCGATGATGGCGTTCCTGGTCGACGCGTACCACGAGGACGAGGCCCCCAACGCGAAGGGCGGCGTGGACAAGCGCACGGTCCTCCGCCTCGACCGCCGGCTCGCGCCCGTCAAGGTCGCCGTGCTGCCGCTGTCGCGCAACGAGAAGCTGTCGCCGGTCGCGCGCGAGCTCGCCGCGGAGCTGCGCAAGGTCTGGAACATCGAGTTCGACGACGCGGGCGCGATCGGCCGCCGCTACCGCCGCCAGGACGAGATCGGCACGCCGTTCTGCGTCACGGTCGACTTCGACACCCTCGACGACCGCGCCGTCACCGTGCGCGAGCGCGACACCATGGCGCAGGAGCGCATCCCGCTCGACGACCTCATGGGGTACCTCGCGGGGCAGCTCATCGGGGCCTGA
- a CDS encoding aminoacyl-tRNA deacylase — MADSTPSPVPPASDAAAPRGRDRVLAHAARLGMDVQVVDRPDAGSLEEAARGLGIAPSHLVKSLVVKRHDGGLLIALVPGDRQISWPKLRALVGVNKLSMPSPEVALEATGYERGSITPLGADGELPVYADERVAGRRIGMGGGEHGVSALVDADALVAALGATVGDITDELTIRRP, encoded by the coding sequence ATGGCCGACAGCACCCCGTCCCCCGTCCCGCCCGCATCCGACGCCGCCGCTCCGCGCGGACGCGACCGCGTGCTCGCCCACGCCGCCCGCCTCGGAATGGACGTCCAGGTCGTCGACCGCCCGGACGCGGGATCCCTCGAGGAGGCGGCCCGCGGACTCGGCATCGCGCCGTCCCACCTCGTGAAGTCGCTCGTGGTGAAGCGCCACGACGGCGGGCTGCTCATCGCGCTCGTGCCGGGCGACCGGCAGATCAGCTGGCCGAAGCTGCGCGCGCTCGTCGGCGTCAACAAGCTCTCGATGCCGTCCCCCGAGGTGGCGCTCGAGGCCACGGGCTACGAGCGCGGCAGCATCACGCCCCTCGGCGCGGACGGGGAGCTGCCCGTCTACGCGGACGAGCGCGTCGCCGGCCGGCGGATCGGCATGGGCGGCGGCGAGCACGGCGTCTCGGCGCTCGTCGACGCCGACGCGCTGGTCGCCGCGCTCGGCGCGACCGTCGGCGACATCACGGACGAGCTGACGATCCGCCGCCCCTGA
- a CDS encoding DsbA family oxidoreductase, with the protein MTDSSAPALPAIRVDVWSDIACPWCYVGKRRFEAGARAFQSRTPGAPEIAITYRSFELAPDTPVDFQGTEVDFLAGHKGIPADRVATMLEDMTRLAAAEGLAYDYDALQHTNTVLAHELLHLARERGVQLEMVERLLKAYFTEGRHVGRVPDLVDLAVEVGLDADEVREALETHRHLDDVRADQAQAVAYGIQGVPFFVIDERFGISGAQDPTVFASALGEALAARDGDTVRVVAGEEATR; encoded by the coding sequence GTGACCGACTCCTCCGCCCCCGCCCTGCCCGCCATCCGCGTCGACGTCTGGTCGGACATCGCCTGCCCGTGGTGCTACGTCGGCAAGCGCCGCTTCGAGGCCGGCGCTCGCGCCTTCCAGTCGCGGACGCCCGGTGCACCGGAGATCGCGATCACCTACCGCTCCTTCGAGCTCGCACCCGACACCCCGGTCGACTTCCAGGGCACCGAGGTCGACTTCCTCGCGGGCCACAAGGGCATCCCTGCCGACCGCGTCGCCACGATGCTCGAGGACATGACCCGGCTCGCCGCCGCCGAGGGCCTCGCCTACGACTACGACGCGCTGCAGCACACCAACACGGTCCTCGCGCACGAGCTGCTGCACCTGGCTCGCGAGCGCGGCGTGCAACTCGAGATGGTCGAGCGGTTGCTGAAGGCGTACTTCACCGAGGGCCGGCACGTGGGACGCGTTCCCGACCTCGTCGACCTCGCGGTCGAGGTCGGCCTCGACGCCGACGAGGTGCGCGAGGCCCTTGAGACGCACCGCCACCTCGACGACGTCCGCGCCGACCAGGCGCAGGCCGTGGCGTACGGGATCCAGGGCGTGCCCTTCTTCGTCATCGACGAGCGCTTCGGCATCTCCGGCGCGCAGGACCCGACGGTGTTCGCGTCCGCCCTGGGCGAGGCGCTGGCGGCACGCGACGGCGACACGGTCCGCGTCGTCGCGGGCGAGGAGGCGACCCGATGA
- the dusB gene encoding tRNA dihydrouridine synthase DusB, with protein MSSPTLVPVPSAADAPGAPASAPAAEPALRIGGIPLDVPVVLAPMAGITNTAFRRLCREFGAGLYVSEMITSRALVERTPESMRLITHHPSEKVRSIQLYGVDPKTVREAVTMLVAEDRADHIDLNFGCPVAKVTRKGGGAALPWKLGLFTDIVEGAVKAAGDIPLTVKMRKGIDADHLTYLEAGRAAEGAGVASIALHARTAADYYSGHADWSAIAKLKQAIESVPVLGNGDIWAAEDAIRMMDETGADGVVVGRGCLGRPWLFGDLAAAFHARAAGLDPADTPRAHPTQGQVADTFRRHVELLAEFFESEERGCRDARKHVAWYFKGYPVGGDLRAALASASSLEEIDGLLATLDRDQPYPGAGAEGARGRQGSMKRTALPDRWLESRDIDARDAMEIADGEIHNSGG; from the coding sequence ATGTCCTCTCCGACCCTCGTCCCCGTCCCCTCCGCGGCCGACGCGCCCGGCGCTCCCGCGAGCGCGCCCGCCGCCGAGCCCGCCCTCCGCATCGGCGGCATCCCGCTCGACGTCCCCGTCGTGCTCGCGCCCATGGCGGGCATCACCAACACCGCGTTCCGACGGCTGTGCCGCGAGTTCGGCGCCGGCCTCTACGTCAGCGAGATGATCACGAGCCGCGCGCTCGTCGAGCGCACGCCCGAGTCCATGCGGCTCATCACGCACCACCCGTCGGAGAAGGTGCGCTCCATCCAGCTCTACGGGGTGGATCCGAAGACCGTGCGCGAGGCCGTCACCATGCTCGTCGCGGAGGACCGCGCCGACCACATCGACCTCAACTTCGGCTGCCCGGTCGCCAAGGTCACGCGCAAGGGCGGCGGAGCGGCCCTCCCGTGGAAGCTCGGGCTCTTCACCGACATCGTCGAGGGCGCCGTGAAGGCCGCGGGCGACATCCCCCTCACGGTCAAGATGCGCAAGGGCATCGACGCCGACCACCTCACCTACCTCGAGGCCGGGCGCGCAGCCGAGGGCGCGGGCGTCGCCTCCATCGCGCTGCACGCGCGCACCGCCGCCGACTACTACAGCGGGCACGCCGACTGGTCGGCGATCGCGAAGCTCAAGCAGGCCATCGAGAGCGTGCCCGTGCTCGGCAACGGCGACATCTGGGCCGCGGAGGACGCCATCCGGATGATGGACGAGACGGGCGCCGACGGCGTCGTCGTCGGCCGCGGCTGCCTCGGCCGCCCCTGGCTCTTCGGCGACCTGGCCGCCGCGTTCCACGCGCGCGCCGCCGGCCTCGATCCCGCCGACACGCCCCGCGCGCACCCGACGCAGGGCCAGGTCGCCGACACGTTCCGCCGCCACGTCGAGCTCCTCGCCGAGTTCTTCGAGAGCGAGGAGCGCGGCTGCCGGGACGCGCGCAAGCACGTCGCCTGGTACTTCAAGGGCTACCCCGTCGGCGGCGACCTGCGGGCCGCGCTCGCGTCGGCGTCCTCGCTGGAGGAGATCGACGGCCTGCTCGCCACGCTCGACCGCGACCAGCCCTACCCGGGCGCCGGGGCCGAGGGCGCGCGTGGCCGCCAGGGCAGCATGAAGCGCACGGCGCTGCCGGACCGCTGGCTCGAGAGCCGCGACATCGACGCGCGGGATGCGATGGAGATCGCGGACGGGGAGATCCACAACAGTGGCGGTTGA
- a CDS encoding deoxyguanosinetriphosphate triphosphohydrolase, translating into MAVESTTTRSTYSETDAERWYPEQHSSRRSDFARDRARLLHSSALRRLAAKTQVLSPMAGLDFARNRLTHSLEVAQVGRELASSLDLDPDVVDTACLAHDIGHPPFGHNGERALNDWASDVGGFEGNAQTLRLLTRLEPKVIGPEGRPYGLNLTRASLDASCKYPWPSSQSVPDPSGRGKFGFYDDDVAAFEWLREGAPTGRRCIEAEVMDLSDDIAYSVHDFEDAIVGGYVDVRALGARVDHEELVDSMVAWIGGAHSHEELIQAFDRLDSLDVWVDEYDGGRGAQAALKDLTSQLIGRFAGAATQLTRATHTDRSLIRFGAHVVVPRAIQAEIAVLKGIVAAFVMSKNTRQPIYARQREVLAGLADALHARGADELDPGFAGDWHEAADDGARKRVIVDQVASLTDQSAIAWYERLCARPVF; encoded by the coding sequence GTGGCGGTTGAGAGCACGACGACGAGGTCCACGTACAGCGAGACCGACGCGGAGCGCTGGTACCCGGAGCAGCACTCATCGCGCCGGAGCGACTTCGCTCGCGACCGCGCCCGGCTCCTGCACTCCAGCGCGCTCCGCCGCCTGGCCGCCAAGACGCAGGTGCTGAGCCCCATGGCCGGCCTCGACTTCGCCCGCAACCGCCTCACGCACTCCCTCGAGGTGGCGCAGGTGGGGCGGGAGCTCGCCTCCAGCCTCGACCTGGATCCCGACGTGGTCGACACCGCGTGCCTCGCGCACGACATCGGCCACCCGCCCTTCGGCCACAACGGCGAGCGGGCGCTCAACGACTGGGCGTCCGACGTCGGCGGCTTCGAGGGCAACGCGCAGACGCTGCGGCTGCTCACGCGGCTCGAGCCCAAGGTCATCGGGCCGGAGGGGCGCCCGTACGGCCTCAACCTCACGCGCGCCAGCCTCGACGCGAGCTGCAAGTACCCGTGGCCGAGCTCGCAGTCGGTGCCCGACCCGTCCGGCCGCGGCAAGTTCGGCTTCTACGACGACGACGTGGCGGCGTTCGAGTGGCTGCGCGAGGGCGCGCCCACGGGCCGCCGCTGCATCGAGGCCGAGGTCATGGACCTCAGCGACGACATCGCCTACTCCGTGCACGACTTCGAGGACGCCATCGTCGGCGGCTACGTCGACGTGCGCGCGCTCGGCGCCCGGGTCGACCACGAGGAGCTCGTCGACTCGATGGTCGCGTGGATCGGCGGCGCGCACTCGCACGAGGAGCTCATCCAGGCCTTCGACCGGCTCGACTCCCTCGACGTGTGGGTGGACGAGTACGACGGCGGCCGCGGCGCGCAGGCGGCGCTGAAGGACCTCACGAGCCAGCTCATCGGCCGGTTCGCGGGCGCCGCGACGCAGCTCACGCGGGCCACCCACACCGACCGCAGCCTCATCCGCTTCGGCGCGCACGTCGTGGTGCCGCGCGCCATCCAGGCGGAGATCGCCGTGCTCAAGGGCATCGTCGCGGCGTTCGTCATGTCGAAGAACACGCGCCAGCCCATCTACGCCCGCCAGCGCGAGGTGCTCGCGGGCCTCGCCGACGCGCTGCACGCGCGCGGCGCCGACGAGCTCGACCCCGGCTTCGCGGGCGACTGGCACGAGGCAGCGGACGACGGCGCGCGCAAGCGCGTCATCGTCGACCAGGTCGCCAGCCTCACCGACCAGTCGGCCATCGCCTGGTACGAGCGCCTGTGCGCGCGGCCCGTCTTCTGA